The following proteins are co-located in the Fluviicola sp. genome:
- a CDS encoding 30S ribosomal protein THX translates to MGKGDIKTAKGKRTNGSYGNTRKRKKATTTSRPAAAKKETTEATEKKVAAKKPAVKKSAASDAAKPAAEKKPAAKKPAAKATKKTEE, encoded by the coding sequence ATGGGAAAAGGTGATATCAAGACGGCAAAGGGAAAACGTACAAACGGTTCCTATGGTAATACCCGTAAAAGAAAAAAAGCAACTACAACTTCCAGACCTGCAGCTGCTAAGAAAGAAACAACAGAAGCAACGGAGAAAAAAGTAGCTGCAAAAAAACCGGCTGTTAAAAAATCTGCCGCGTCAGATGCTGCGAAACCTGCAGCTGAGAAAAAACCGGCCGCTAAAAAACCAGCTGCAAAAGCAACGAAAAAAACTGAAGAATAA
- a CDS encoding RNA methyltransferase: protein MKNELLHAFYELIPGEKGQLFEEIASNRTRYLTVLLEEIYQEHNASAVLRSCDCFGIQELHVVESKNQYKVQRDIARGAGKWVDLFNYNEGSAPLLDAVSKLKSRGYKIAALTPDAELSIFDLPLDQPVALSFGTEWEGISDEIREIADYKVAIPMVGFTESFNVSVSVALTLQALRQRLIESDIDWKLSEEDQTDIKLKWCQRYMRNGDVVRRELEKRLQGSND from the coding sequence ATGAAAAACGAATTGCTTCACGCATTTTATGAATTGATTCCGGGAGAAAAAGGTCAATTATTTGAAGAAATTGCTTCCAATCGAACACGCTACCTGACCGTTTTACTGGAAGAAATCTACCAGGAACACAACGCCAGTGCGGTTTTGAGAAGTTGTGACTGTTTCGGGATACAGGAATTGCATGTGGTTGAAAGCAAGAACCAATACAAAGTTCAGCGTGACATTGCACGCGGCGCGGGAAAATGGGTCGATTTGTTTAATTACAATGAAGGCTCTGCGCCGCTACTGGATGCGGTTTCGAAATTGAAATCACGCGGATATAAGATTGCCGCGTTGACTCCGGATGCAGAACTTTCCATTTTCGATTTACCGCTCGATCAGCCGGTTGCGCTTTCCTTTGGAACAGAATGGGAAGGCATTTCCGATGAAATCCGTGAAATCGCCGATTACAAGGTTGCAATTCCCATGGTCGGTTTTACGGAAAGTTTCAATGTTTCTGTTTCCGTGGCATTGACTTTACAGGCTTTGAGACAGCGACTGATCGAATCGGATATTGACTGGAAACTCAGTGAAGAGGACCAAACCGATATCAAACTGAAATGGTGCCAGCGGTACATGCGAAATGGCGATGTAGTGCGAAGAGAACTGGAAAAACGTTTACAGGGTTCAAACGACTAA
- a CDS encoding serine hydrolase, which produces MRLFYFLVFTLPLLFHASPAKAQISAGLDAELQHTLDSMRMVLGAKSLSAAIQVSDGSVWAHANGVSSVSNDVTPDDAYLIGSVTKTFTAACILQLADEGVLNLDDSLHEWLPAMPYIDTNITIRQLLNHTSGIYDVLSHPHHQDSLMADMSRIWTPEELIDRFIAPPLFQPGASWSYCNTNYFLLGMIIREASGNAYYTELRDRFFDPLGLSTFFIPAFEALNAPVAHLWLDITGDGVLDDANNFYMSYMALNSTAGSAGGYFSTPTDCTKWMRKYMRGDLLSTSMMNEAKTTVQAGGNMERYGLGLMRKTNGFLGYEAYGHGGDLAYHASSWYFPALDQSITVFTNDNNKNSWTLIPVVRELLRTYVDHQTASLDEDLVNSISVNPVPFSDQLTVSWDNAGSGEVNITLEDATGRNLDIRTEQTQHDTHFQSQLAGLEPLPCGVYLIRITGKSGWTKTVKVLK; this is translated from the coding sequence ATGAGACTATTCTACTTTTTAGTTTTCACGCTTCCGCTGCTTTTTCATGCAAGTCCGGCCAAAGCACAGATATCAGCCGGGTTGGACGCGGAATTACAGCACACGCTCGACAGCATGCGCATGGTTCTCGGGGCAAAATCATTGAGCGCAGCCATCCAGGTTTCCGACGGTTCGGTTTGGGCGCACGCGAACGGTGTTTCTTCCGTTTCGAATGATGTCACTCCCGATGATGCCTACCTGATAGGAAGTGTTACAAAAACATTTACTGCTGCGTGTATCCTGCAATTGGCAGACGAAGGCGTGTTGAACCTCGATGACAGCTTACATGAATGGCTTCCGGCCATGCCGTATATCGATACGAACATCACGATTCGACAGTTATTGAATCACACCAGCGGAATTTATGATGTGCTGAGTCATCCGCACCACCAGGATTCTTTGATGGCAGATATGTCGCGGATCTGGACACCTGAAGAACTCATTGACCGGTTCATTGCTCCTCCGCTGTTTCAGCCCGGAGCTTCCTGGTCATACTGCAATACCAACTATTTTCTCCTCGGAATGATTATTCGTGAAGCAAGTGGTAACGCGTATTACACGGAACTGCGTGACCGGTTCTTTGATCCTTTGGGACTGAGCACCTTCTTTATTCCAGCATTTGAAGCCCTGAATGCTCCGGTTGCACATTTGTGGCTCGACATTACCGGAGACGGCGTTCTGGATGATGCAAACAATTTCTACATGAGCTATATGGCGCTGAATTCCACAGCAGGTTCTGCAGGAGGCTACTTCTCTACTCCAACTGATTGTACGAAATGGATGCGAAAATACATGCGCGGGGATTTACTCTCAACTTCCATGATGAACGAAGCTAAAACAACGGTTCAGGCCGGTGGAAACATGGAACGGTACGGACTGGGATTAATGCGCAAAACCAATGGTTTCCTGGGCTATGAAGCTTACGGGCACGGCGGAGATCTGGCTTATCATGCTTCTTCCTGGTATTTCCCTGCGCTGGATCAAAGCATCACGGTTTTCACCAATGACAACAACAAAAATTCCTGGACTCTTATTCCGGTGGTGCGTGAATTGCTTAGAACTTATGTGGATCATCAAACTGCTTCTTTGGATGAAGACCTGGTCAATAGTATTTCGGTGAATCCGGTGCCTTTTAGTGATCAGTTAACCGTTTCGTGGGACAATGCCGGTTCCGGTGAAGTCAACATAACACTGGAAGATGCTACGGGAAGAAATCTGGATATCCGGACGGAACAAACTCAACACGACACCCATTTTCAATCGCAACTAGCAGGCCTTGAGCCGCTTCCGTGCGGAGTGTATCTTATACGAATCACCGGAAAAAGCGGCTGGACAAAAACGGTGAAAGTGCTCAAGTAA
- a CDS encoding outer membrane beta-barrel family protein, producing MTNTRFKPSILFFLFLILQSFQFIAAQNVTVSGKITGIDPQSPPIVRLCHAGDSSLVKAAISDSLGNFELEISKTGTFMIIIDQIDYQKVVSAPFELDSITSRVELPVISVSAPVTKLDDVIVTVKKPFIERKIDRVVVNPDALVGASGTTVLDLLEKAPGVTVDFNGNISLKGKAGVQVFIDNKPTYMSQEDLAGYLRSLPSNSVASIEIMTNPPARYDASGNAGIINIILKKLKEKGFNGGITLSYGQGRYYRTNNSFNFNYRVNKINLFSTLGWSQNNSYQDLDINRYYYTSDNQPSSSFLQNSYIKREHGGRSAKIGMDWYASKKSTIGVVFSGFYNPSRTSHDSQASILAADNSVSALVSAYTMAENNWYNGSANVNYTLKIDSLGKELSVNADYIRYTSGQEQTLDNKVRTLDGTPLSQLNLYSSLPADIDIKTAKIDYVNPFKNNNRLEAGIKTAFVNTDNTADFYDVDANGNHTPNYTFSNRFLYRENNNAAYVNYGQEWGKFGMQLGLRFESIQMNGHQLGNALVSDSSFTRMYNSLFPTAYFSYSPDSLKKHQFNLSFGRRIDYPNYQDMNPFTYPMDAYTYYAGNPYLKPTFSYNFDLTYAYKSVFALTLNYSLVHNLINETNEQVNNIYYSRPGNYGNQTSYGLNVSGEFNITKWWNVQYYSELQNIGYNTSIYNQPLVENRWYWYVGPAFRFTITPKFSADIAGSYQTRILSGQFLTIPVGSVRVGLAYKILKDQGSVKLNLSDVLYTNQPGGDIRNIANSKANWLSKLDTRVLTISFSYRFSKGKALNARQSGASDSEKQRVNAH from the coding sequence ATGACCAATACGCGATTTAAACCAAGTATCCTATTTTTTTTATTTCTGATCCTACAGTCTTTCCAGTTCATTGCTGCTCAGAATGTAACCGTTTCAGGAAAAATAACTGGTATCGATCCGCAATCACCTCCGATTGTGCGTTTATGCCATGCCGGTGATTCATCCCTGGTGAAAGCAGCCATCAGTGATTCGTTGGGGAATTTTGAGTTGGAGATTTCGAAAACAGGAACATTCATGATCATCATTGACCAGATCGATTATCAAAAGGTAGTAAGTGCTCCATTTGAACTGGATTCAATCACTTCACGCGTTGAATTACCGGTGATTTCCGTGAGTGCCCCGGTTACAAAACTCGATGATGTGATAGTCACGGTGAAAAAACCATTCATCGAGCGGAAAATTGACCGTGTAGTTGTCAACCCTGACGCATTGGTTGGTGCAAGCGGGACAACCGTTCTTGATTTATTGGAAAAAGCACCCGGAGTTACGGTTGATTTCAACGGAAACATCTCCCTGAAAGGAAAAGCAGGTGTTCAGGTATTTATCGACAACAAACCGACTTACATGTCACAGGAAGACCTAGCGGGATATCTGCGTTCTCTTCCGTCTAATTCGGTGGCTTCCATTGAAATTATGACCAATCCGCCGGCGCGCTACGATGCTTCCGGAAATGCCGGAATCATCAACATTATCCTGAAAAAGCTGAAAGAAAAAGGTTTTAACGGCGGGATTACGCTCAGTTACGGACAAGGAAGGTATTACCGCACCAATAACAGTTTTAATTTCAATTACCGGGTCAATAAGATCAACCTGTTTTCAACACTTGGATGGAGCCAGAATAATTCTTACCAGGACCTGGATATCAACCGATATTACTACACTTCCGATAATCAGCCAAGCTCTTCTTTCCTGCAAAATTCCTACATCAAACGGGAACACGGCGGAAGATCCGCTAAAATCGGGATGGATTGGTATGCCAGTAAAAAATCCACAATCGGCGTTGTATTCTCCGGGTTTTACAATCCTTCCAGAACCAGTCACGATAGCCAGGCATCCATTTTGGCTGCTGACAACTCGGTTTCCGCGCTCGTTTCGGCTTACACCATGGCCGAGAACAACTGGTACAACGGAAGCGCGAATGTCAATTACACCCTGAAAATCGACAGCCTCGGAAAAGAGCTTTCCGTGAATGCGGATTACATTCGCTACACATCCGGCCAGGAACAAACTTTGGATAATAAAGTCCGAACCTTAGACGGAACTCCTCTCAGTCAATTGAATCTCTATTCTTCCCTGCCTGCTGATATTGACATTAAAACAGCCAAAATAGATTATGTCAACCCTTTTAAAAACAATAACCGCCTGGAAGCAGGGATCAAAACTGCATTCGTGAACACAGACAACACGGCAGATTTCTACGATGTGGATGCAAACGGAAACCACACTCCGAATTACACTTTTTCCAACCGCTTTCTTTACAGGGAAAACAACAATGCAGCTTACGTCAATTATGGCCAGGAATGGGGAAAGTTCGGTATGCAACTCGGCTTACGTTTTGAAAGCATCCAAATGAACGGACATCAATTGGGAAATGCCCTGGTTAGTGATTCCAGTTTTACACGCATGTACAACAGTCTGTTTCCAACAGCTTATTTCTCCTACTCTCCCGACAGTTTGAAAAAACACCAGTTCAATTTGTCATTCGGGAGAAGGATTGATTATCCGAATTACCAGGACATGAACCCGTTCACCTACCCGATGGATGCGTATACGTACTATGCAGGAAATCCTTACTTGAAACCGACATTCTCCTATAATTTCGACCTGACTTACGCTTATAAGAGTGTTTTTGCTTTAACGCTGAATTACAGCCTTGTTCACAATCTCATCAACGAGACCAATGAACAGGTAAACAACATCTACTACAGCAGGCCGGGAAATTATGGCAATCAAACCTCATATGGATTGAATGTCAGCGGTGAATTCAACATCACAAAATGGTGGAATGTGCAATACTATTCGGAATTACAGAATATCGGTTACAACACATCGATTTACAATCAGCCGTTGGTGGAAAATCGCTGGTATTGGTATGTTGGCCCTGCTTTCCGGTTCACGATCACCCCGAAATTCTCTGCAGATATTGCCGGATCTTATCAAACCCGCATTTTATCTGGTCAGTTCCTCACAATTCCCGTTGGTTCGGTGCGTGTTGGTTTAGCATACAAAATCCTGAAAGACCAGGGTTCTGTGAAATTGAATCTCTCCGACGTGCTTTACACGAATCAGCCGGGAGGAGATATCCGCAACATTGCCAATTCCAAAGCAAACTGGCTGAGTAAACTGGACACCCGGGTTCTGACAATAAGTTTCTCTTACCGTTTCAGCAAAGGAAAAGCATTGAATGCCCGCCAATCAGGCGCGTCAGATTCCGAGAAGCAGCGTGTGAATGCGCATTAA
- a CDS encoding AraC family transcriptional regulator translates to MTHYDNPSLYKNGQMIVRVGNTGNVFNLSSLTDFEHSMVSHCFAIKFVRDGIERYTINNHSYTVNSGSYLLMNGQKEGKVVIDSNRPVKGMCLNISNDLITEVVSTLQVPDTAVSDPDLAKFFYTEDFLENQYRASHTQLGQKLQQISEQVTNHSFSNEQVNQEFFFQLAESLVSDQVRVFKQLQSIKTVKTATQRDLCRRVLRGKEFMDSNFAETLSIESIARMAGMSEYHFFRLFKQMTGLTPYQYILSNRLNKAALLLKKDYSVSDIAITTGFADIHSFSKMFKKHFGVSPTIYSSNTP, encoded by the coding sequence ATGACACATTACGACAACCCTTCGCTCTACAAAAACGGCCAGATGATCGTTCGCGTCGGTAATACCGGAAATGTCTTCAACCTGTCATCCTTAACCGATTTTGAGCATTCGATGGTTTCGCATTGTTTTGCCATCAAATTTGTGCGCGACGGAATTGAGCGCTATACCATTAACAATCATTCGTATACGGTTAATTCCGGCTCGTATCTCCTGATGAACGGCCAGAAAGAAGGAAAAGTAGTCATCGACAGCAATCGCCCCGTCAAAGGAATGTGTTTGAATATTTCCAATGACCTGATCACGGAGGTTGTTTCAACGCTACAGGTACCCGACACAGCTGTTTCAGATCCCGATCTTGCGAAGTTTTTCTACACCGAAGATTTCCTGGAGAATCAATACCGGGCTTCCCACACGCAATTGGGACAAAAACTGCAGCAAATCAGCGAACAGGTAACCAATCATTCCTTTTCCAATGAACAGGTTAACCAGGAATTCTTCTTCCAACTTGCAGAATCGCTGGTAAGCGACCAGGTCCGGGTTTTCAAACAGCTTCAATCGATCAAAACGGTAAAAACAGCAACGCAACGGGATTTGTGCAGGCGCGTTCTCCGGGGAAAAGAGTTCATGGATTCAAACTTTGCGGAAACCCTATCTATCGAATCCATTGCGCGCATGGCAGGGATGTCGGAGTACCATTTCTTCCGTTTATTCAAACAAATGACGGGACTGACACCTTACCAGTACATTCTTTCCAACAGGTTAAACAAGGCTGCACTCTTATTGAAAAAAGACTATTCGGTTTCGGATATTGCAATCACAACCGGTTTTGCGGATATTCATTCCTTCAGTAAAATGTTCAAAAAACACTTCGGGGTTTCACCAACAATTTACAGTTCCAACACGCCCTGA
- the fmt gene encoding methionyl-tRNA formyltransferase produces the protein MNNLRIVFMGTPHFSVGILEAIKASGMNLAGIVTVADKPAGRGQLMHESPVKQFALENQIPVLQPLKLKDPEFLAQLEALKADVFVVVAFRMLPTEVWKMPKYGTFNLHASLLPDYRGAAPINWAIINGDTKTGVSTFFIDEAIDTGNVIGQTEMAISENESAGELHDRMIITGGELVVDTLNRIANNEVNPIPQSQLGTSMRPAPKLFKENTQIDWQAKPETIHNLVRGLNPYPAAWTSWKNSKGEIKNVKIFKTGLTDQKGTGSVDLSATKTQLFVDTNGKQLEILEFQVEGKKKMTAKEWLVGNHAADWTISSN, from the coding sequence ATGAATAATTTACGCATTGTTTTCATGGGGACTCCCCATTTTTCAGTTGGAATCCTGGAAGCGATCAAAGCTTCAGGAATGAACCTGGCAGGAATTGTTACCGTTGCAGACAAACCTGCAGGGCGCGGACAATTGATGCACGAGAGCCCGGTCAAACAATTTGCCCTTGAAAACCAGATCCCCGTACTTCAGCCCTTGAAATTGAAAGATCCGGAGTTTTTAGCGCAATTGGAAGCACTGAAAGCAGATGTTTTTGTCGTTGTTGCATTCCGGATGCTTCCCACAGAAGTCTGGAAAATGCCCAAATACGGAACATTCAACCTGCACGCTTCCCTCCTGCCCGATTATCGCGGTGCCGCACCAATTAACTGGGCTATCATCAACGGAGACACCAAAACTGGGGTCAGCACTTTCTTTATTGATGAAGCGATTGATACCGGGAATGTAATCGGTCAGACAGAAATGGCGATCTCTGAAAACGAAAGCGCAGGAGAACTGCATGACCGCATGATTATTACCGGAGGAGAATTGGTTGTGGACACCTTGAACCGCATTGCAAATAACGAAGTCAACCCGATCCCGCAATCCCAATTGGGGACTTCAATGCGTCCTGCCCCGAAATTATTCAAGGAGAATACCCAAATCGACTGGCAAGCCAAGCCGGAAACGATCCATAATCTGGTCCGCGGATTGAATCCGTATCCTGCAGCATGGACAAGCTGGAAAAATTCAAAAGGAGAAATCAAGAACGTAAAGATTTTCAAAACAGGCCTTACGGATCAGAAAGGAACAGGCTCGGTGGATTTATCGGCTACCAAAACCCAATTGTTTGTCGACACGAACGGAAAGCAACTCGAAATTTTGGAATTCCAGGTGGAAGGAAAGAAAAAAATGACCGCAAAAGAGTGGCTGGTGGGGAATCATGCGGCCGATTGGACAATTAGTTCCAACTAA
- a CDS encoding MATE family efflux transporter — protein MLDIRYRSILTVALPMMLSGFIQSVISITDAAFLSRFSKLAYDASGSAGLWYITMYMVFLGLGDGAQIAMAQKVGEKNDRGFAAVFQSNFVILFLAAIVLTILVQFCMPALMSYLVTNNELAQAEQSFLEIRSYSFWAATITLTIQSSYLAVGKTTLVLIASLIAALSNIVLDYLLVFGIGPFPRLGLEGAAIASTSAEFLAMLFLLATLLGGKLRMLYPIWKENFITKFQLKENLKIGVPLLFQGMVALSIWTIFFIWIEQMGGDNLTVSLNIRYVYFLAFIPIWGFAAATKTYIAQYFGAKEFNRIPVIQRRMQFLTISFLVLTFHGSLLYPEALIRLVSDHTEHVAKSAQILRVVSGSILIYGVGSVYFQTISGIGKTRINFLIECLATSLYIISAYLFIKVWNWPVQWVWLVEYVYFITMGSASFLYLKWVNRTEKEIAYE, from the coding sequence ATGCTGGATATACGCTACAGGAGCATTCTCACAGTTGCTCTTCCAATGATGCTCAGCGGATTCATTCAATCCGTCATTTCCATTACTGACGCCGCTTTCCTGAGCCGTTTCAGTAAACTGGCCTATGATGCCTCCGGAAGTGCCGGATTGTGGTACATTACCATGTACATGGTTTTCCTGGGATTGGGCGACGGGGCTCAAATTGCCATGGCTCAAAAAGTCGGGGAAAAGAATGACAGAGGATTTGCCGCTGTTTTCCAGTCGAATTTTGTGATCCTTTTCCTTGCAGCGATTGTTTTGACGATACTGGTCCAATTCTGCATGCCCGCATTGATGAGCTACCTGGTTACCAATAATGAACTGGCTCAAGCGGAACAATCCTTTTTGGAGATCCGGAGTTATTCTTTCTGGGCAGCTACGATTACCCTCACGATCCAGTCTTCTTATTTAGCGGTCGGGAAAACAACACTGGTCCTGATTGCTTCTTTAATTGCCGCACTGTCGAATATCGTATTGGATTATTTACTGGTATTCGGGATCGGGCCGTTTCCGCGTTTGGGACTGGAGGGAGCAGCAATTGCATCTACCAGCGCTGAGTTTTTAGCGATGTTATTCCTGCTGGCCACGTTGCTCGGCGGAAAGTTGCGTATGCTCTACCCCATCTGGAAAGAGAATTTCATCACTAAATTCCAGTTGAAAGAAAACCTGAAGATCGGAGTTCCTTTATTGTTCCAGGGAATGGTAGCACTTTCCATCTGGACCATTTTCTTTATCTGGATCGAACAAATGGGTGGCGACAACCTGACAGTTTCCCTGAACATTCGCTACGTTTATTTCCTGGCATTTATCCCGATCTGGGGATTTGCCGCAGCAACCAAAACTTATATCGCACAATATTTCGGAGCAAAAGAATTCAACCGGATCCCGGTTATTCAGCGCAGAATGCAATTCCTTACCATTTCATTCCTGGTGCTGACTTTCCACGGATCACTCCTTTACCCGGAAGCATTGATCCGTTTGGTTTCGGATCACACAGAACACGTGGCTAAAAGCGCACAAATCCTACGCGTTGTAAGTGGTTCTATTTTAATCTATGGAGTGGGAAGCGTTTATTTCCAAACCATCAGTGGAATCGGGAAAACGCGTATTAATTTTTTAATCGAATGTTTAGCTACCAGTTTGTACATCATTTCAGCTTACCTGTTTATTAAGGTCTGGAATTGGCCCGTGCAATGGGTTTGGCTGGTTGAATACGTTTATTTTATCACGATGGGATCTGCTTCCTTTCTATATTTGAAATGGGTCAATCGGACAGAGAAAGAAATAGCTTATGAATAA
- a CDS encoding class I SAM-dependent rRNA methyltransferase has translation MYSSVQLLPHKTQSMERRHPWIFSGALKEMPKSIEDGEVVVVLDSRNNEIAKGHFQHGSIAVRILTFNQELIDQDFFNKRISDAVELRKKLHLFREDNSICRLVHGEGDELPGLVIDYYGGVAVIQCHSLGMYLQIDLIKNALIHALGKDLKAIYNKSKETLPGRIPVEDGYLHGTCETPHVALENGVKYQLDWITGQKTGFFIDQRENRALLAKYAEGSKILNTFCYSGGFSLAALKQGAKEVHSLDSSKKAIELTDANVELNGFKNHQSIVADAMNFIRETGEEYDIIILDPPAFAKHRDKRHQAVQGYKRLNAMAIQHIRPGGLLMTYSCSQVVDKQLFTNTIIAAAIESGRTVKILEQLHQPADHPINAFHPEGEYLKGLLLQII, from the coding sequence ATGTACTCCAGTGTTCAATTACTTCCCCACAAAACGCAATCAATGGAAAGAAGACATCCGTGGATCTTTTCAGGTGCTTTAAAAGAGATGCCGAAATCCATAGAGGATGGTGAAGTGGTTGTGGTTTTGGACTCACGGAACAATGAAATTGCAAAAGGACATTTTCAGCACGGATCCATTGCAGTGCGTATTCTGACTTTCAACCAGGAACTGATCGATCAGGATTTTTTCAATAAACGCATTTCAGATGCCGTTGAACTGCGCAAAAAACTGCACCTGTTCCGGGAAGATAATTCGATCTGCAGGCTGGTTCATGGCGAAGGAGACGAATTGCCGGGATTGGTGATTGATTATTACGGCGGAGTAGCGGTTATTCAATGTCACAGTTTGGGAATGTATCTCCAGATCGACCTGATCAAAAACGCATTGATTCACGCTTTGGGAAAAGACCTGAAAGCTATTTACAACAAGTCGAAAGAAACGCTGCCGGGAAGAATTCCGGTAGAAGACGGTTATTTGCACGGCACTTGCGAAACGCCGCACGTAGCTTTGGAAAACGGGGTGAAATATCAATTGGATTGGATCACAGGCCAGAAAACAGGTTTCTTTATCGATCAGCGTGAAAACCGTGCATTGCTTGCAAAATATGCCGAAGGGTCAAAAATCCTGAATACATTTTGCTATTCCGGAGGATTCAGTCTGGCGGCTTTAAAACAAGGCGCAAAAGAAGTTCACTCGCTGGACAGCTCTAAGAAAGCGATCGAACTGACGGATGCGAACGTGGAACTGAACGGATTCAAAAACCATCAATCCATTGTGGCCGATGCGATGAACTTTATCCGGGAAACCGGCGAAGAATATGACATTATCATTTTGGATCCGCCTGCTTTTGCGAAACACCGTGATAAAAGACACCAAGCCGTTCAGGGGTACAAACGTTTGAACGCAATGGCCATTCAGCACATTCGTCCGGGAGGATTGCTGATGACTTACAGTTGTTCGCAGGTTGTTGACAAACAATTATTTACCAATACGATCATTGCCGCGGCAATTGAATCCGGAAGAACCGTTAAGATCCTGGAGCAATTGCACCAACCGGCAGATCATCCGATTAATGCTTTTCACCCGGAAGGAGAATATTTAAAAGGACTGCTTTTACAGATCATTTAA
- a CDS encoding ATP-binding cassette domain-containing protein produces the protein MLSIRQVHFSYSEQKKILQGISVDLQPGEIFGIVGASGGGKSTLLKIAAGLLDASKGSVYWNGERVPGPSERLIPGHPEIQLVNQDFNLDLFHTVRENVRVKILHLHEKDRERFCDELLDLVELTGVASQQARYLSGGEQQRLAIARALALESEVLLLDEPFSHLDAHLRLKIGAYIKQLVEIRNTLCILVSHEGDEVMQWCGKIAFLNKGKFNRIDTPEAFYFNPSSFNEGAYFGELNELKTGKTKILFRPCEYKAVKKGGFEVEFTDAVFFGAYWKSFFKTPDKQIIILYADKPLKKVTRIELKSKNTNP, from the coding sequence ATGCTCTCCATCCGGCAGGTTCATTTTTCATACAGCGAACAGAAGAAAATTCTTCAGGGAATTTCTGTTGACTTACAGCCCGGTGAAATATTCGGGATTGTAGGGGCAAGCGGTGGCGGAAAATCAACACTGCTGAAAATTGCAGCAGGCCTTTTGGATGCTTCCAAGGGAAGTGTTTACTGGAATGGTGAACGCGTTCCCGGACCAAGTGAGCGATTGATTCCCGGGCATCCGGAGATCCAGTTGGTCAACCAGGATTTCAACCTCGATCTTTTTCATACGGTCAGAGAAAATGTGCGGGTAAAGATCCTGCATTTACACGAAAAAGACCGCGAGCGTTTTTGCGATGAATTGTTGGATCTGGTCGAACTGACGGGAGTTGCTTCCCAGCAGGCGCGTTACTTATCCGGTGGAGAACAGCAGCGTTTGGCGATTGCCCGCGCTTTGGCATTGGAATCGGAAGTATTGCTTCTGGATGAACCTTTTTCCCACCTGGATGCGCATTTAAGGCTGAAAATCGGTGCTTACATCAAACAATTGGTTGAAATCCGGAATACTTTATGCATTTTGGTTTCCCATGAAGGAGACGAAGTGATGCAGTGGTGCGGGAAAATTGCCTTTCTGAACAAAGGGAAATTCAACCGTATTGATACCCCGGAAGCCTTTTATTTCAATCCTTCCAGCTTCAATGAAGGAGCTTATTTCGGAGAATTAAATGAATTGAAAACAGGGAAAACTAAAATTTTATTTCGACCTTGTGAATACAAAGCCGTTAAAAAAGGTGGTTTCGAAGTGGAATTTACAGATGCCGTTTTCTTTGGTGCTTACTGGAAATCCTTTTTTAAAACACCTGATAAACAAATCATTATACTCTATGCGGATAAGCCGCTTAAAAAAGTAACACGTATTGAGCTCAAAAGTAAAAATACCAACCCTTAG